One genomic region from Rothia dentocariosa ATCC 17931 encodes:
- a CDS encoding ferritin — protein MSKSFYDLLNEQIGHEFAASHQYLSMAIWLDGEDLPQLARYFYRQSLEERGHALMMVQYKLDRGHKVEIPAVPSVKNDFKDVQEIVDLSLAQEKEVTGQIEALFSAARNENYALGEQFILWFLKEQVEEVASMETLVTIVKRANGNLFDIENYVARELDESHGEDSSAPAVAGS, from the coding sequence ATGTCTAAGTCCTTCTACGATCTGCTCAACGAACAGATCGGTCACGAGTTTGCCGCATCCCACCAATACCTTTCAATGGCGATTTGGCTTGATGGTGAGGACCTTCCCCAGTTGGCGCGTTACTTCTACCGCCAGTCTTTGGAGGAGCGTGGGCACGCCCTCATGATGGTTCAGTACAAGCTGGATCGCGGCCACAAGGTTGAGATTCCCGCAGTTCCGAGCGTCAAGAATGATTTTAAGGACGTTCAGGAAATCGTGGATCTTTCCCTGGCGCAGGAAAAGGAAGTCACTGGTCAGATCGAGGCTCTTTTCTCCGCAGCACGCAACGAAAACTATGCTCTGGGTGAGCAGTTCATCCTCTGGTTCCTGAAGGAACAGGTTGAGGAAGTTGCATCGATGGAAACTCTCGTCACCATTGTGAAGCGTGCAAACGGAAACCTCTTCGACATCGAAAACTATGTGGCTCGTGAGCTCGATGAGTCGCATGGCGAAGACAGCTCCGCTCCTGCCGTTGCAGGGTCCTAA
- a CDS encoding MarR family winged helix-turn-helix transcriptional regulator, which translates to MPKQATTVSGDLPEKAEPKWLNEEEREGWLFISSIIFNLTRQLDNQLQQDADLSYVEYMVLVGLSESEDHELTMTQLALVTNTLPARLSRVVARLEKDGYVSRSLSAEDRRVSICHLLPQGLQKLQDAAPGHVAQVRHEIFDHLTEDQVRALANIGESILGDKPSKLISSSSLRRGSYPA; encoded by the coding sequence ATGCCCAAACAAGCAACCACCGTCTCTGGCGATCTTCCAGAGAAGGCGGAGCCCAAATGGCTAAATGAAGAAGAACGTGAGGGATGGCTGTTTATCAGCTCGATCATCTTCAACCTCACACGGCAGCTCGATAATCAGCTTCAGCAGGATGCCGATTTGAGCTATGTCGAGTACATGGTACTTGTTGGACTCTCAGAGTCAGAGGATCACGAGTTAACAATGACGCAGCTGGCACTGGTCACAAACACTCTGCCGGCGCGTCTTTCGCGCGTGGTCGCCAGACTGGAGAAAGACGGGTACGTGTCCCGGTCACTCAGCGCCGAAGACCGCCGCGTCAGCATTTGCCATCTGCTTCCTCAGGGTTTGCAGAAGCTTCAGGATGCGGCACCCGGTCACGTAGCACAGGTACGTCACGAGATTTTCGACCACCTCACGGAAGATCAGGTGCGTGCTTTAGCTAATATCGGCGAAAGCATCTTAGGCGATAAGCCTTCTAAACTTATTTCATCGTCGAGTTTGCGGCGCGGAAGTTACCCCGCCTAA
- the nhaA gene encoding Na+/H+ antiporter NhaA — protein MTQSQTPNSENTVFSRGSYSNSKRVADILRTESVGGSILLVATVLAVVLANTPLADVYFGVRDTVIGPEVPGFHHLHMKIGTWAADGLLAIFFFLTGLELKKEFAIGDLKSPATAIVPIAAAFGGVITPAIIYTAINFSSPTAIHGWAIPTATDIAFAVAVLAGVGTFLPSAMRIFLLTLAVVDDLIAICIIAIFYTGTFHGEYLLLAIIPISLFAFIAYRGEKMLHLKPAAAWILLLPLGFITWALFLESGIHATIAGVVLGFCVPVKFNKRTEAAGADAGLAEVFEHRFRPLSTGICVPVFAFFSAGVAMGGFDGLKRALTDSVSLGIMLALVFGKTIGITGTTWLVTRFRHANLDPDVQWIDVIGLAVTGGIGFTVSLLVAELSFTGGSPHGEDAKIAILFGSVTAAILGALILSRRNKHYRLLAEKESVDADMDGIPDVFQQRKSQS, from the coding sequence ATGACCCAATCACAGACACCGAATTCAGAAAATACAGTTTTCAGCCGCGGATCCTACAGCAACTCTAAGCGAGTTGCAGATATTTTGCGCACGGAGTCCGTGGGCGGCAGCATCCTGCTGGTGGCGACCGTCCTCGCGGTAGTTCTTGCCAATACCCCACTGGCAGATGTTTATTTTGGGGTGCGCGATACCGTTATAGGCCCCGAAGTTCCAGGATTTCACCACCTTCACATGAAGATAGGCACCTGGGCGGCAGATGGTCTCTTGGCAATATTCTTCTTCCTGACCGGTCTTGAACTCAAAAAAGAGTTCGCGATCGGTGACCTCAAATCACCGGCAACCGCAATTGTTCCCATCGCGGCGGCTTTCGGCGGCGTGATTACCCCCGCCATCATCTACACCGCTATCAACTTCAGCAGCCCCACCGCTATACATGGCTGGGCTATTCCCACGGCAACCGATATTGCCTTCGCGGTTGCCGTATTGGCGGGCGTGGGAACGTTCCTGCCCTCGGCAATGCGTATCTTCCTTCTTACCCTAGCGGTGGTTGATGACCTGATCGCTATCTGCATTATTGCAATCTTCTACACCGGCACATTCCATGGCGAATACCTGCTCCTTGCGATCATCCCTATCTCGCTATTCGCCTTTATCGCCTATCGCGGTGAAAAAATGCTGCACCTCAAGCCCGCCGCGGCGTGGATTCTGCTTCTGCCCCTGGGCTTTATCACGTGGGCTCTTTTCCTTGAATCCGGTATTCACGCAACTATTGCCGGTGTGGTGCTTGGTTTCTGTGTTCCAGTTAAATTCAATAAACGTACCGAAGCTGCGGGCGCGGATGCAGGCCTCGCCGAGGTTTTCGAGCATCGTTTCCGCCCGCTTTCCACGGGTATCTGCGTGCCGGTCTTCGCCTTCTTTAGCGCCGGTGTTGCTATGGGCGGTTTTGACGGTCTTAAGCGGGCCCTCACCGACTCGGTCTCCCTGGGTATTATGCTCGCCCTCGTTTTCGGCAAGACCATCGGTATTACGGGAACCACCTGGCTGGTTACCAGGTTCAGGCACGCCAACCTAGACCCGGATGTGCAGTGGATTGACGTCATAGGCCTTGCGGTTACCGGCGGTATCGGCTTTACCGTATCGCTTCTGGTGGCAGAACTGTCATTCACCGGTGGATCGCCGCACGGTGAAGACGCCAAAATCGCTATTCTCTTCGGTTCAGTGACCGCCGCAATTCTGGGTGCTCTGATTCTCTCCCGCCGCAATAAGCACTACCGTTTATTGGCAGAAAAGGAGAGCGTGGATGCCGACATGGATGGCATTCCAGACGTGTTCCAGCAGCGTAAATCACAATCCTAG